One Bacteroidota bacterium genomic window carries:
- a CDS encoding V-type ATP synthase subunit K, translating to MEPIILAYIGIGLMVGLAGVGSAYGCTIAGNATIGALKKTPEAFGNFLALSAMPGTQGIYGFVGFFVLQGRLVAEMSWWHAAAIFGAGIALGLAGLLSAIRQGQVCANGIAAIGSGHNVFGNTLIMAAFPELYAILALLVTILINGTLG from the coding sequence ATGGAACCTATTATTTTGGCCTATATCGGAATTGGATTGATGGTAGGCTTAGCAGGCGTTGGCAGCGCATATGGATGTACAATTGCCGGTAATGCCACTATCGGAGCTTTAAAGAAAACTCCCGAAGCCTTTGGTAATTTTCTTGCCCTATCGGCCATGCCTGGTACACAAGGTATTTATGGCTTTGTTGGCTTTTTCGTTTTACAAGGTCGGTTGGTTGCTGAAATGAGCTGGTGGCATGCTGCAGCAATTTTTGGAGCCGGAATTGCTTTGGGTTTGGCTGGTTTATTATCTGCTATCAGACAAGGTCAGGTTTGTGCCAATGGCATTGCAGCCATCGGATCGGGTCATAATGTTTTTGGTAATACCTTAATTATGGCTGCTTTTCCTGAATTGTATGCCATTCTTGCATTGTTGGTAACTATACTTATTAATGGCACATTAGGTTAA
- a CDS encoding DUF456 domain-containing protein: protein MDIILLFLATILIIAGFMGCFLPVLPGLPLSLAGMLLLHSSRFAQFEIWVILVLAFLTIVIQILDYIVPIWGTKKFGGSRLGAWGSILGLIAGMFFLPAIGPFGIITILAGPFFGAWLGELIAGQTNKTAIRAAFGSFVGFIAGTFMKIALASVITILCVKNVVSNSF, encoded by the coding sequence ATGGATATTATATTGCTATTTCTTGCGACAATTCTAATAATCGCTGGCTTCATGGGGTGTTTTTTACCGGTATTGCCTGGTCTGCCTTTAAGCTTGGCAGGCATGCTTCTCTTGCATTCTTCGCGCTTTGCCCAATTCGAAATCTGGGTTATTCTGGTATTGGCTTTCCTTACAATAGTTATACAGATACTCGATTACATAGTCCCTATCTGGGGCACCAAAAAATTCGGTGGCAGTCGCTTGGGGGCCTGGGGAAGCATTTTAGGTTTAATTGCAGGAATGTTCTTTTTACCTGCCATAGGTCCGTTTGGAATTATTACCATCTTGGCTGGCCCATTTTTTGGAGCTTGGCTGGGTGAGCTCATTGCCGGACAAACAAATAAAACAGCCATTAGGGCAGCTTTTGGCTCCTTTGTGGGGTTTATTGCCGGAACCTTTATGAAGATAGCCCTGGCGTCGGTTATCACCATTTTATGCGTTAAAAATGTAGTTTCTAATTCCTTTTAA
- a CDS encoding V-type ATP synthase subunit D, with the protein MAISFQYNKTSLQGLEKQLKVRVRALPTIKNKESALRIEVKRAKDESKRLEDELNAAIESYSNMVALWGEFDNTLLKVVDVKLDVKKIAGVKTPVLNKIEFEQAVFSVFNAPKWYLDGIAIVKNMVKISIEQEVFLRKMQLLDHARKKTTQKVNLFEKVQIPGYQDAIRKIKRFMEDEDNLSKSSQKIVKTRQQEEAEA; encoded by the coding sequence ATGGCAATATCATTTCAATATAACAAAACTTCGTTACAGGGCCTCGAGAAACAGCTTAAGGTGCGTGTAAGAGCCTTGCCAACCATAAAGAACAAAGAGTCGGCATTGCGCATCGAAGTGAAAAGGGCAAAAGATGAAAGCAAACGTCTTGAAGATGAATTGAATGCTGCCATCGAATCTTACAGCAACATGGTGGCGCTTTGGGGCGAATTCGACAACACCTTGCTTAAAGTAGTGGATGTTAAACTCGATGTGAAAAAGATTGCCGGCGTAAAAACTCCTGTTTTGAATAAAATTGAATTTGAGCAGGCTGTTTTCAGCGTATTCAATGCCCCCAAATGGTACCTCGATGGTATAGCCATTGTGAAGAACATGGTGAAGATATCCATTGAACAGGAGGTGTTTCTGCGTAAGATGCAGCTACTGGATCATGCACGAAAAAAAACCACCCAGAAAGTGAATCTTTTCGAGAAAGTTCAGATACCGGGATACCAGGATGCCATTCGAAAAATAAAGCGCTTTATGGAAGACGAGGATAACCTCTCCAAATCGTCTCAGAAAATTGTAAAAACCCGTCAACAAGAGGAGGCTGAAGCATGA